gacacacagagaggagccgagcaggcagaggggaggagacagagcagaggggaaaagaggggagaaagagtgagagagcaagcagCCCTGCAGGAACTCAGGCCTCCTGAGGCCTGCCGTGAGCCTGCACTCTCCCTCCTGGGTGCCCCCACCCCATCACCCAGTCAAGGCTGTGGCAGGGAGGGCCTTCGAAGACTGCTTCCTAGAGTAATTGGGActccctccagcctctgctggAGCCAGCCTCTGCGCCTTTCCAGCCGCTGCCCAGGGGCTTCCTGAGTTCTCCAAGAATATATTTCATAATCGTGGGAGGGACACGGCCTTCTCCACAGCAAGTCCCTTTCCTTGACCCCCAGTCCCAGAACgttcctttctttcccacccaccccctcagcCCCCCAGTTCCTTTCTCAGTCCAAGGCCACTAACTATCCTCTTCCCGGCACTGACAGTGGCTTTGAAGGGAAATTTGGAAAGCTAGCATCGTGTTCCTAAAGCATCTAACCACACCCTCAACATCCCGCCCTGCGCCCCACTCTCAAAGAGGAGATAACAGCAGCGGTGGGCTAGCCCTATAAGGAAGCAGGACCAGCATATACAAGGCACACCCCCACAGGGAcaccgccccccccaccccaggctgctATTTCTTTGTCTAGGTCAAGGCGCTCCAGATCCCCGTCTTATCACTCACCAAATTTGTAGACTCGATGTTGGCAGGACGGTGAGAGCCAAAGGTACCTGGGCGTTCCCCAGGAGGGGGTCCTGGCTCAGGCTCAGGCAGAAGTTTGGGTCCTAGGTGAGGGTCCAGAGTGGAAAAGTTGGCAAAGGCTTATCGGGAGAGAACCCCTCAGGCCTCGGGGGGCCCCCATTCAGCGGGGTCTCACAGGCTAAGAAAGCTGCAGAAGCTAGAACTGCCAGGGAAGCTGGGAGAGATAAAGGGCCACCTGCAGCTGGGAGATaagactgcagcagcagcagcagcaggctcagCAGGGGAGCTAAGCCTGTGGCAGCCAGGTCAGCTCTCAGGTGCAGCTAGAACGTCAGGCCCCGCCCACCCAGACAAGCGTCACAGCTGGTCACCCTGAGGCCCTACAGCCGCTTTTCTAGTCTGCTGTGGGTTGAAACCCAGACTGGCCAAAGgtcttcctttccctcagtcctGGACAGCAAAGCCACACACGtccagaaggaggcagaaggctCCTGCTGCTGGTTTCAAGGAGTATTTGCCGAGGGTCTCTGTGGGTCAGCCTGGCGCCCTCCTAGGCTGCTATTTATCTAGGACAAGAGGGTTCTGCTGCGGCTGGGGAGAGCCTGAGGACTCAGGTTTCTATTAGATAGTAGGGAAGGGACCCCATCAAAACATAGCTGATCCTCCGCACCCCACACCTCTCCCATGCACCAGCAAAAGTGAATGTAGCCCCAAGCCAGAGGGAGACTAACTCTTCCATCATAAAAGTGGCCTAGGCTTGgacgagtacacacacacacacacacacacacacacacatcacttctTCCTTGCAGAAATCCCCACCTCTCCTATGGGCACCAGTTAAAGCCACAGGCAGCCCATGGGTCCCGCCCACATCCAAACATTCCATTTGCAGCTTAGGGGCTTTGCTTTGGTCCCCGGCAGGGATCTGACGGCAGTTGAGGGCCTCTGGTATCATTTCAGCCGTGCCTTGACCTGCCAACACGGAGAGGCCCTGAAAGCaatcaccccaccccatctcaggCCTTCCTGCGTCCTGGGGTCCCGACACCTCTCATACAGCTCAGTTTCTCAGCCTAGTTTCTGCTACATCAGAATCTTCACTTGCAAGCTGCAGATGCCCCTCTTCCAGCTGCCCCGAAGCTAGTAGGGGGTCCGTTTCTATTAAACAGTTAGGGCAATTGAGGTTTAAAGAGGCTCCATCACTTGAGAAAGCCCACAGAGCTGGTGAACCGGGGTGACGGCATCAATACTCGATGTACCGATCATTCTAGATTCCTTCTCAAGTGGGGAAGGCGAAATTAACAAGGCTCCTCAGCTATTCATGTAGGCTTCTACGAAGGCAACAGTGCTCCAATTAAAGGGTTAAAATGAGTGCAAGATTCAGGTCATTCTCTCACAGCACATTAGTTTCAGATTCAGATTCACGACACCTCACAACCATCCCACCACGCATATATCATTGTATACAAAGCTCACACAAGCAGGACAAGACGAACAGAACGGAAGGAGGGTTAACCGAGAAGGGGGGGGACTGGCTCAGACTTGGCAAGAGGACCCGAATGGGGTAATAAGGTGCAGGGGTGGAGCGAgccttcatccaaaggaagcctgGGTGTACGCGTCCTTATCTTGTCACACGTTTACTCTCCGCGTTGAGTAAATGAGGACTCGCCCAGGAAAGGGAGGCCAGGGACAGGAGCTTAGTCTGTAAGTGGCCAGCTAGCTCCCTTCACGTCCATTTGTATTCCCGCattccccatcctcctgcctcggggCAGAAGGCAACGCAACCCCTCTCTCTAGTTCACCCAGGAGCTGTAACCCTGAACTACCCACTCGCCGATCCTCTGCGGAAGTCAACAGAGCGACAGTCGCTTCCAGGCCCAGAAGCCAGGCTGTCTTGGGCCCAGCTCCGCCCTGGTCCCCACAAAAGGAGAGTCCCCCCTACCCAGAGCCAGGCCCATGCGCGCCACGTGCTGCGCGGCTCCGCACGCGCCGCGTGGGGGCCGCACCCCAAAGTCCCTGTCGCGGCCTCGGAGCTGGCAGATCGggcctccttttccctcctggcAAGCCGGACACTCCACTCTCTACCCCGGAGTCCCCAGCATGTCCCACCCGGACCCTACGAGCACCTGCTGGAGAAGGACACCTCCGGCGACGAAATCTGCGCGCTTGGCCAGCGCTTCCCGCGCCCGCCCGAGCGCTTTCAAACCCGCCCTCTGCTGGGCCCGCCCCGGGCCCGTGCGAGCCACCTCCTCCCGGCGACAGCCCCGCCCCCGGGCTCCTCGCCGCCCCCTCAACAGTTCACCGGCTCCCAGCCACAGAGACCCTACGCCTAGGGCCGCCAGGGCTGCTGGCTTCGATGGCGAGCACGTCTTTGGACCCTGCCCAACTGTCGCCGGGACACGCGAGTCTGGGAGGGGGGCACGGGCCCCACACTGGATACCCCTAATTTCCGCGCTGACCCTGCGCTCCTAACTCCTACACATTCCACGGCGGGACTCTTGCACACACAGGCCCTCTGCACACCCAGGTCCAGACGCCCCCACAGCCACGCTCCACCTCAGGTGTTCCGTTATCCCTCTCCGAACCCCGCCCACGCCATTATTCACACTCCACCGTTTTACTGCTAgccaccccctcacacacacacacacacacacacccttctaatacatcctttttcctttccactcctccttttcccttcatgAAGACTTTCTGGGATACCTCGGATTTGATTGTCCTGGAACCGGGACGCAGGCAGGAGGTGTTTTGTTGTCTCTCTCTCCGGCCCTCAGACTCGCACACCACAGAAACAgcatttccccctccccacccccacctcccttaACGTTGCCTTGAAGGCTCTTTTATGAAGGCGTAAGGGGTTAGCCCTGAGACCTCTAAGAAAAACTGAAACGCAGCTGGAGACCGGGGGAAAGAGGAGCCAGGAAGAAAGGCCTCGTATCCTGCACATCTCTTTGTCCTAGCCGGCATTTCACTGTCCCATCCCAAGACAACCCTCGGGGCTAGAAGCCTTGCTGAGCCTCGTACCAttcctacccctcccctccctgcccgcccccccccccagggctggGGTACAAAGGAGGAGGGACTTATCGGAATCCCTTACAGTGTAGAACTCCCTACCGATGTAACCCGGAAGTTGGGGAGGGTCCTGGGGCAGAGCATCCCACCCAGATTGCCTGTCTCACCCCACCTCCCTAAGGAACCTGTGTTCCAGAGAACCCATTGGAGCTAATTAACAATTACCAGTGCTAACATCATAGGGAAAAGGTGCACTCAGTCTCCCCGAGGACGACCGAGCCCTTAGGAGGTAGCTGATTCTGTAGGACAGTGGGTCCTCTCAAGCTGCTCTGGCGGGGGCGTATCCAGCCTTCCTGCTCCCACAGACATGACACATCTCCCCACTAGCACTAAGCAAACAGAGGGCAGGAAGTCGGGCTTGGGTGGTATTTTTCTGGGCACTATCCCATGGCTTAAGAGTAGCCTCATGTCTGTCCACAACGCCAGATCCCTGCCCTGTTTGtccagtctgtctctctctctctgccttcgcCTCCCTTCTTCCGTTGCCCTCCTGCCTCACCgcctctttcccttcccaggtCTGGCCCTGTTACCATAGCTGGCACAGCTGTGGGAGAGATCGACTAGGCATGGCCAGGCTGGGAGCCCTTGTGTGCAAAGTGAGCTGGAAGTGGACAGAAGAAGTAGCGAGGGGTCCCAGACAGACTGGGAAAGGCTGGTTCCTTTCCTCAGACCCACTGGGACCTGGCCGTCTATGCAGATGGCCACAGCCAGGCTTGTTATTATTGGAGAAGAGCCCATCTGGCAGGCTCCTTGCATGGGCTCCAGCCAGCACCCACACCCCAGGCAGCCTCAGGCAGTTGCTGGTGCCAGGGCCCTCTGCTGGACAGCCCTGGGAACCCAGCTCACACAAGCCTGGGCCTGGCAGATCCTTAGGCAGGTCTACCAGGCCTCTCTTTTTACCTTCCTCCTCATAGCATGGCTCCCCAGTCCCTGTCACTAAGGTTGGGTCAGGAGGGCTGGTCCACCTGACCTCATGCTCACTTTTATGTCCACgtgtcccccaccccagctgGGACTGTGGCTTACTCCACCatttctgcccctctctctctctctctctctctctctctctctctctctctctctctctctctctttctctctccccaggccTGTTGTTCTCTCAGCTGTTAGCAAGAGCCATCTGTGTTGGCTGCAAGAGTGTTTGCTCCGGgctgggtgtatgtgtgtttgtgtgtgtgtgtcacaagcCATGTCTCAAGTTCTCTCTTGTTAGTGATTAAATCTTTGTGGCCTTGTGGCAGAAAAGGAACTAGGGAAACCCTTGCCCACTGTGCTGAATTTAAGGGGACACAAAAAACAAGCCAGCGATGAAGAGGAGTTTTAAGGCAATGTGGGTTTTGTGGTCTTCGTTTTGCTCTCGTTTGTTTGAGGACACTGGggtcaagttcaaggcctggaACAGGACATGCTAGGGGTATGTTCTAGCCATTGAGGTAGTTCTTCAGCCCTAATGCCAttgctaaaaaaataaattagtggaAAGACTCCATATTAACATAAGATCAaactgtctctctccctctccctcctccccttctctcgagagtgtgtgtgtgtgtgtgtgtgtgtgtgtagccagagAACTACCTTTGGCTGCAGTTGTTAGGGACCGTCcacattgatttgtttttttttttcaagattatgtatttgtgtgtttacaCCACACCGATGCAAGTGTACAAggaggcctgggggtggggggactttggattccttggaactggaccTAGGCTGTTGTGGGTGCTGGcacccaacccaggtcctcttcaaaAACAGTAatcactcttaaccgctgagccaattTTTCACCACCccgagttttgtttttctgagacaggatctcaccctgtagctctggctggcctggacttcTCTAGGCAGAGCAGACTGGCCTGTAgctcacacagatctgcctgcctctgctttagGAAGGCTAAAatcaaaggcctgtgccaccagcctGGCCTGTGCCtccagcctggcctggcctggcccaCCTTGTTTTGTAACATAGGATTTCTAACCATTTGTCTTCTCCCTTACCTTCCCAGTCCTAGAATTATAAGTGGCATCACAGCTTTGGGAAAAAaagatgtatatatgtacatacatacatatacaaaatatgtgtatatacatatatatatatatatatatatatgtatatatatatgtatacataggcTCTGAGAGGGTTGAACCAATTGAGTGAGTCTTCCCTATGCCCAGTAtcaaattttcaaataaagaCAGATGTGTACACAGGGTGGATACTAGGTCAGGGTCCAAGAAGAACTGACTTTGTTCATTTTGTCTAAATCTGGCTTCTAGCCAAATTTCTCCAATGACTCTCCTAACCCGATGGTTGACAGGTAAGTCTCCTCTGACCCAGGGGACAATTTTAAGTGGCCCAGAGTTTAAACAACCATCCAACTGTGGGCCAACAAactctccaaaataaataaattaaaaaaataaaaattataaatatatatatatatatatatatatatatatatatatatatatatatccttcctCATGAGGCGACAGATTTGTACTGCACAAGCCAAATCCTCCTTTCAAAATCCTCCTTTTCAAAGGGCTTGTTGGACATCAGAACCGTTCGGTCCCCATGGGCGCCCCATTGCACCTTCTGAGACtggacctggggtgggggtgggggggctggacAGGGGAGAATGAAAATTCCCAGGTCGTGGGGACCCCAACCATCTCCTGACCTCCTCACCTGGGAGTGCAGGGGTCGCTGCCAGTGCTGACCTGTCTCTGGCACGGGGCGCGCGAGGGTAGCCCCCACGGATGATAGCTCGCTAGCCTCAAGCTCCGCAGctgctgcctgccctgccccGCGCGGAGGAGTGGAGATCCAGGGACGCCGGGTGGCCTGAAGGAGGCCCAGTGGGAGGGGCCGTGGGGCTGAGAAGGACTATTAGGAAAGGTGGGACTGCTTTTAATCCATCTGTCCCCACAGGTCGCCATGCTCTAGTTTCTCAGGACTCTGTAGGAACAGCTGGGTCACGGGGAGGAGGAAAAAGTTCTGCCTGGcctgggaggtagaggaggaggggcTCAGCTCAGCTCGGATGTCAAGCGTTCCCAGGCTCACGTTTCTGTAGGAACCTGTATGGGATCCCCAACTTGATTGAGGATCCCCTGATACGGGCCTGTGTTTCTTACTATGCCCTTGCCCTTCTTAATCTACAGCAGAAGTCACTGCTGGAGGGACTATTGTGTGAGAATCATAATCAAATTATTCGGAGAATCGTAGTACACGATGCCCGCCCACGCATGCGTACACAAAAGTGCTCACTCAGCTGGGGAGTgagaaagtacattttaaaaatattttttatgtatatgggtgttttgcctgagtgtgtgtctctgcccCAGGTCGTGCCTGGTGGCCTTCGAGGCCAGAGGCGGGTATGAAACTGGACTTATAGaggggctgtgagctgccacgaggatgctggaaattgaactcaagtcctcttgaagaacagctagtgctcttaactgctgattcatctcttcagcccctagaaGTGAAATTTTGAGGGGATTTATTTCTTCAAGGGTAGTGAGATGTCTCtaaaggccgggtgtggtggcacatgcctcgggaggcagaggcaggcaggatttctgagttcgaggccagcctggtctacagagtgagttccaggacagccagggctacacagagaaaccctgtctcaaaaaacaaaaacaaaaactaaacatgcaaacaaaaaccaaaaagaaaaaaacaataaaaaaaaacccatctcgaaaaaccaaaaaataaaaaaataaataaaaaagacgtCCCTAAAGGTTATGCATGTCCCCACTTCGCAGCCCACTGCCCTGCTGGCCAGTCTTCTTTCTCCCACTACCTCTAGCTGAGATGTCTCCAAAGCACACCGGGGATCAATTTTCCTGCCCTGTCAGTCATCTAGCCTCCCTGCAACAGAGATCTAAGCCATTGCTGGGCCGCAGTAGGACATTCTAAATGAAGTTACGCAATTCCAAACTTGTAGCTTGTGAGGACCGAGGGACAGATGGAACAAGTTATCCAAAGGATGTCTTACCAGTCAATGCCTTCACCTCTGCCCCTTCTCCAGCTTCCCACAGATAACCAACCCGGAGGTAGGCGAGAGTCCGGGTGGTGAGATTTTTCTGAGACACCTCAGTCATCCAACACAGAGCCTGGAATTAGCTCAACCGGTAGAGAGAGCGCTTTGCCTAGCGTGCATACAGTtctggattcaatccctagtGCCACCCAGACTAGGCCAGGatgtggtgtatgcctgtaatgccagcgcCTTTGAAGTGAAGTCATAGGGGATCAGAAGTTAGTCCAAGATCATTCTCAGGAGTACAAAGCCAGATTGGTATACAGAATacaagtctcaaaaacaaagagccgccaccaccaataacaacaacatacTGTCGTCATTTATTGACTACAGGCTGCGTACCAAGCTTTGAAAGTACTCAGTTTTTAACGGGAAACAAGGTCTTATTATTTTAAGGTAGACGGGACAGTTTGGATTTAAATACCACCTCTTAGCTAAATTGTCTTGAGTCTAAGTGAAACATCATCTCTTAACTGACCTTGATACCTGCATTTGCAGGTCCaccctggaggccagagagaaggcagagggagctACAGAGAGGAAGGGCAATCGACACAATCTGTAGCCTGCTAGGAGCTAGGGGAGTGGGTACTGTTCAGGTCAGAGCCCTCTTGCACTCAGGCCGGACTGTCTTCGCCCACTGGGCAGTCTGCGGtccgtgcgtgcgtgcgcgtgagtgcgtgcgcgcgcgcgtgtggaCGGACGTCTGGACTAACCGGCTCCAAAAGTACTTTGATGGGCGTTGCTGTTTCCAGGACCTATGCATGGCCTCACTTCTGGGGGCCcaatctctccttcctctgggagTGGTCCACTCTGGAGGCCTCTCCAGAATCCGGTGGCTGTTGCTGGCTGAGGACAAAGAGCAGACAGCTCAGCAGAGCCTCTCTCATGTCTTGGGAGCTCAGTCGGCGGGCCAGCCGGCGCAGCAAGGGCAGGAGGTGCTGCCGGGCCAGGCGGGCAACGGGCAGCAGCAGGCGGGACAGCAGCGATCGAAGCACCAGCGGGAGCAGTGGAACGGGCATGGCAGGACCTGGACCTGCAAAGGGAACCCGGGTTCTAGACTGTACCTCAGGCACCCACCTCACCTGGCAAAGCGGGGTGCGGGGGTGTGGAGTCCTCCCTTTCAGCTTATACCTCTGTACTCCTCAGCTTTCAACTGGATTAGTTTTTACAGTGCAGCTTTCTTCTAGCATGAAAGCCGGCTAAGGAGTTACACTCACTGTTCGCCCAGATGGGAACGGAGCCCAGGGCTGGAAGGTGGTGGGGACTGAGTAGGGCCTTTTCCAGAACCCACTTCCTttaatccctccctccctccctccctttgcatACTCTGACCTGAAGCCTGAACTCCTTGCCCTCCCGCTCACCAGCTCCAACCGGTCAGTGGCAGCGCTCACCAGTCAGAACTGCTCAGAATCAATTTCAGGATGCTTTTGCCTGCGGTGGATACAGCATCACTGGACATCACAAGGGTGCCCCACCCCCCTCAGCCTCCACCCAGCTCAGCTTGGGTGGGGGGGAGGCGACAAGGAGGGAACAGCTGTGTTCTGGCACCTGGTATATTCGGCCCAGCTGCTCCCTCTTGCAGTCttaggaggagaagaaagaaggggccATGTGCAGGAATTCcccatggggtggggtgggatgggatggcGGCAGACCTCAGCGTTGGGCTGTACTTTCTAGTCGTGTGACCTGAAGCACGTGGACTCTTCTGGGATCCAGTCACCTCAGGTGTTACCTTTGGAAGTGGAGGAATCACAGAAGAGGACAGCGCGTGTGTGTGACACCTCAGATGAAGCTAAGCTGTGGTCAAGCCAGCCGGGACCTGCGGAGTCTCTGATGGGCCCTTTTAGGGAACAGGATGGGAGGCacagtttctgttttttgtttgtttgttttgttttgttttgtttttttggtttttcgagacagggtttctctgtgtagccctggctgtcctggaactcactctgtagaccaggctggtctcgaactcagaaatccgccgtgcaccaccactgcctggcacagtTTCTGTTTTAACTGAGCACAGTTACATAGTGCTGGATGTATGCCTACTCAAGGACAGAAGAACATACAGTTCAAGCNNNNNNNNNNNNNNNNNNNNNNNNNNNNNNNNNNNNNNNNNNNNNNNNNNNNNNNNNNNNNNNNNNNNNNNNNNNNNNNNNNNNNNNNNNNNNNNNNNNNNNNNNNNNNNNNNNNNNNNNNNNNNNNNNNNNNNNNNNNNNNNNNNNNNNNNNNNNNNNNNNNNNNNNNNNNNNNNNNNNNNNNNNNNNNNNNNNNNNNNNNNNNNNNNNNNNNNNNNNNNNNNNNNNNNNNNNNNNNNNNNNNNNNNNNNNNNNNNNNNNNNNNNNNNNNNNNNNNNNNNNNNNNNNNNNNNNNNNNNNNNNNNNNNNNNNNNNNNNNNNNNNNNNNNNNNNNNNNNNNNNNNNNNNNNNNNNNNNNNNNNNNNNNNNNNNNNNNNNNNNNNNNNNNNNNNNNNNNNNNNNNNNNNNNNNNNNNNNNNNNNNNNNNNNNNNNNNNNNNNNNNNNNNNNNNNNNNNNNNNNNNNNNNNNNNNNNNNNNNNNNNNNNNNNNNNNNNNNNNNNNNNNNNNNNNNNNNNNNNNNNNNNNNNNNNNNNNNNNNNNNNNNNNNNNNNNNNNNNNNNNNNNNNNNNNNNNNNNNNNNNNNNNNNNNNNNNNNNNNNNNNNNNNNNNNNNNNNNNNNNNNNNNNNNNNNNNNNNNNNNNNNNNNNNNNNNNNNNNNNNNNNNNNNNNNNNNNNNNNNNNNNNNNNNNNNNNNNNNNNNNNNNNNNNNNNNNNNNNNNNNNNNNNNNNNNNNNNNNNNNNNNNNNNNNNNNNNNNNNNNNNNNNNNNNNNNNNNNNNNNNNNNNNNNNNNNNNNNNNNNNNNNNNNNNNNNNNNNNNNNNNNNNNNNNNNNNNNNNNNNNNNNNNNNNNNNNNNNNNNNNNNNNNNNNNNNNNNNNNNNNNNNNNNNNNNNNNNNNNNNNNNNNNNNNNNNNNNNNNNNNNNNNNNNNNNNNNNNNNNNNNNNNNNNNNNNNNNNNNNNNNNNNNNNNNNNNNNNNNNNNNNNNNNNNNNNNNNNNNNNNNNNNNNNNNNNNNNNNNNNNNNNNNNNNNNNNNNNNNNNNNNNNNNNNNNNNNNNNNNNNNNNNNNNNNNNNNNNNNNNNNNNNNNNNNNNNNNNNNNNNNNNNNNNNNNNNNNNNNNNNNNNN
This portion of the Mus pahari chromosome 18, PAHARI_EIJ_v1.1, whole genome shotgun sequence genome encodes:
- the Mymx gene encoding LOW QUALITY PROTEIN: protein myomixer (The sequence of the model RefSeq protein was modified relative to this genomic sequence to represent the inferred CDS: deleted 1 base in 1 codon), encoding MLEESCTVKLIQLKAEEYRGPGPAMPVPLLPLVLRSLLSRLLLPVARLARQHLLPLLRRLARRLSSQDMREALLSCLLFVLSQQQPPDSGEASRVDHSQRKERLGPQK